A window of the Lactuca sativa cultivar Salinas chromosome 7, Lsat_Salinas_v11, whole genome shotgun sequence genome harbors these coding sequences:
- the LOC111917829 gene encoding uncharacterized protein LOC111917829, which translates to MSHNANSSDGPDSSNVNEYDEWEARAVQQNRKLDVIMSELLISIPNMSVRDHPRAKRRYCDREREQGEARLMKDYFVDNPTYGEEKFRGRFRMQKPLFLHIMEVVTANDRYFQQIRDATGRQGLSPLQKCTRAMRVLAYGTSTDAHDEYSRMSETITRDALVKFVEGVISCFHEEYLGHPDQDDLARLLHVGEERGFPGMMSTHVDASAPSSPTHHSGFSLLPIVSKVTFNGSNYKDWMPTSEWIFTLREKNISLRKSSLKLTM; encoded by the exons ATGTCTCATAATGCAAACTCATCAGATGGTCCTGATTCATCAAATGTGAATGAATATGATGAGTGGGAAGCACGAGCTGTTCAACAAAATCGAAAACTTGATGTTATCATGAGTGAGTTACTCATAAGCATACCAAATATGAGCGTAAGAGATCACCCAAGAGCAAAAAGGAGGTATTGTGATCGGGAACGTGAGCAGGGTGAGGCACGTTTGATGAAAGACTACTTTGTTGACAACCCAACGTATGGTGAAGAAAAATTTCGAGGTAGATTTCGAATGCAAAAACCACTATTTCTCCATATAATGGAAGTTGTTACAGCCAATGACCGATATTTTCAACAAATACGTGATGCCACAGGCAGACAAGGTCTTTCACCATTACAAAAATGTACCAGAGCTATGCGGGTGTTGGCATATGGGACATCAACAGATGCACATGATGAATATTCGAGAATGAGTGAGACTATAACAAGGGATGCTCTTGTAAAGTTTGTGGAAGGTGTTATTTCATGCTTTCATGAAGAGTACCTTGGACACCCCGATCAAGATGATTTGGCACGATTGCTCCATGTTGGAGAAGAACGTGGATTTCCAGGCATG ATGTCTACTCATGTTGATGCTTCTGCTCCATCATCTCCTACCCACCACTCGGGTTTCTCCCTGCTCCCCATCGTCTCCAAAGTGACTTTTAATGGCTCCAACTATAAGGATTGGATGCCAACATCAGAATGGATCTTCACTTTGAGGGAAAAGAACATTTCCTTGAGGAAAAGCTCGTTGAAGTTgacgatgtga
- the LOC111917836 gene encoding uncharacterized protein LOC111917836, translating into MIRGGKSFVSSPPAFSNDAKKLLVCTGNTVSIFSTTTGLQVLELEGHTALVTSITVVPASTPATRILCNCWTTSLDGTIKYWDFSMPELMKTISIQLPIYSMVIPSLLAQQSETNEQPSDIYAYISVKDAKNEANKQKKELSGKILKCNLSKSRLVRGVILSESKKPENISISSTGKYFGIHEKRKLRIWEVPTKDNKNINHRKLRLSHTKDVTCVAFHPTDRIVAAGDVTGRILIWRGFGDRTFVGDNGRFLKNDDDEENPGVRGDGDADSCTTWHWHSAEVKVLFFSSDGAYLYSGGKEGVLVVWQLDTGKKKFLPRIGTPLVNFTTSPDPSLSSISCADNRIHILKMPSMEILKSISGIKLPSSIPETLKGSSQDFVFDHTSGLVAVRTENYCIQFYSLFDDREISEVQVCERNHQPSDDVMTILNKVALSYDGCMMGTVETRMSEEGIGGFVTLKFWERGPHNNDFTLSTVIYEPHRDAGVSAIAFHPNGSMAVSASYGGDFKVWVRNGNGEDKLRCRWGCHAVGSYRKKAMTAAAFSGDGSVLAVAAETVITLWDPEKNILVAVIGSALESIVNLSFIGDSKFLASASASRVGSNPQLSVWSMSKLSLSWSYKLHIEGIACSEKDSLLAVLVVLPESTSKTHNTTGNGAILLFNAEDPVPIASWFVTKAKGGGVAFIQRSSRELVAYVNGDHEYAIFNPNSEEEEETYERKFRDTVDQGIGHHIGGYASMYGELPELKMRRKAIEASVAESVMGVSERPWETIFSGPSHSLPPLTKLCSAFLESLMEKRSGMVE; encoded by the exons ATGATAAGGGGAGGAAAGAGCTTTGTTTCTTCACCACCTGCGTTTTCAAATGACGCAAAGAAACTGTTGGTTTGCACTGGAAACACCGTTTCCATTTTCAGCACCACCACTGGTTTACAG GTATTGGAATTGGAAGGTCACACAGCACTAGTGACATCTATAACAGTAGTACCTGCATCCACTCCTGCAACCAGGATTTTATGCAATTGCTGGACCACTTCACTTGATGGCACTATCAAGTATTGGGATTTCTCTATGCCTGAGTTGATGAAAACAATTAGTATCCAGCTTCCAATCTACTCAATG GTGATTCCATCCTTACTTGCTCAACAGTCAGAGACCAATGAACAGCCTTCTGATATATATGCTTATATCTCTGTGAAAGATGCAAAAAATGAAGCAAATAAGCAAAAAAAAGAATTAAGTGGAAAGATCCTCAAGTGTAATTTATCCAAGTCTCGCCTGGTTCGTGGAGTCATATTGTCAGAG AGTAAAAAACCCGAGAACATAAGCATATCTTCAACTGGAAAGTACTTTGGCATCCATGAAAAACGCAAGCTTCGTATATGGGAAGTGCCTACAAAAGACAATAAGAATATTAATCATCGCAAGTTAAGACTATCACACACCAAGGACGTGACATGTGTCGCCTTTCATCCAACCGATAGGATTGTGGCAGCTGGCGATGTGACAGGGAGGATTttaatttggaggggttttggtgATAGGACATTTGTAGGTGATAATGGAAGATTTTTGAagaatgatgatgatgaggaaaaCCCTGGTGTTAGGGGTGATGGAGATGCTGATTCTTGCACCACTTGGCATTGGCATTCAGCAGAAGTCAAGGTCTTGTTTTTCTCTTCAGATGGAGCCTATCTGTATTCAG GTGGAAAAGAAGGAGTGCTTGTGGTATGGCAACTGGATACTGGAAAGAAGAAGTTCTTACCCAGAATAGGGACTCCACTTGTTAATTTCACAACTTCTCCAGATCCTTCTCTTTCATCT ATATCTTGTGCAGATAATCGAATTCATATTCTGAAAATGCCATCAATGGAGATTTTGAAGTCCATTTCTGGGATCAAG CTTCCTTCTTCAATCCCAGAGACTCTTAAAGGCTCAAGTCAAGATTTTGTGTTTGACCATACTTCAGGATTGGTTGCTGTTCGTACAGAGAATTATTGTATTCAATTCTACAGTTTGTTTGATGATCGTGAGATATCAGAG GTTCAAGTTTGTGAAAGAAATCATCAACCAAGTGATGATGTCATG ACGATTTTGAATAAAGTTGCACTTTCATATGATGGGTGTATGATGGGAACTGTTGAAACCAGAATGTCTGAAGAAGGAATAGGAGGCTTTGTAACACTCAAGTTTTGGGAACGTGGGCCACACAACAATGATTTCACCTTGTCTACTGTTATATATGAGCCCCACAG GGATGCAGGAGTTTCTGCAATTGCTTTCCATCCAAATGGTAGCATGGCTGTGAGTGCTTCTTATGGTGGTGACTTCAAG GTTTGGGTTAGAAATGGGAATGGTGAAGATAAGTTGAGATGTAGATGGGGATGTCATGCTGTTGGTTCATACAGGAAGAAAGCTATGACTGCTGCTGCATTTTCTGGTGATGGTTCTGTTTTGGCTGTTGCTGCAGAAACTGTCATCACATTGTGGGACCCAGAGAAAAACATACTCGTGGCTGTAATTGGCTCTGCTCTTGAG TCGATTGTAAATCTTTCATTTATTGGAGATTCCAAGTTTCTTGCATCTGCATCTGCATCGCGAGTTGGTTCAAATCCACAGCTTTCAGTTTGGAGTATGTCAAAGCTGTCGCTATCCTGGTCTTACAAGCTTCACATAGAAG GTATAGCATGTTCAGAAAAAGATTCCCTTTTAGCTGTGCTTGTTGTTCTCCCCGAATCAACATCTAAAACTCACAACACCACTGGGAATGGGGCTATTCTACTATTCAATGCTGAAGATCCTGTTCCTATTGCTTCATGGTTTGTCACAAAg GCAAAGGGAGGGGGGGTTGCATTTATCCAAAGAAGCAGTAGAGAATTGGTTGCATATGTAAATGGTGATCATGAGTATGCTATTTTTAACCCAAATAGCGAAGAAGAGGAAGAGACATATGAACGTAAATTTAGGGACACAGTGGATCAGGGGATAG GGCATCATATTGGGGGGTATGCGTCAATGTATGGGGAGCTACCTGagttgaagatgaggaggaaagCAATTGAAGCATCTGTTGCAGAGAGTGTGATGGGGGTTTCAGAGAGGCCATGGGAGACGATATTCAGTGGGCCATCTCATAgtcttcctcctctcaccaaactGTGTTCTGCTTTTCTGGAATCATTAATGGAGAAAAGAAGTGGTATGGTAGAGTAG